In Ipomoea triloba cultivar NCNSP0323 chromosome 7, ASM357664v1, a single genomic region encodes these proteins:
- the LOC116024080 gene encoding uncharacterized protein LOC116024080, whose protein sequence is MVQNNQRGQPDLVRRVAGQHPPFFAGEEDPAILEEWIRAFDKILEVVECPPGRQVEMASFYLKEEADLWWVHSGPAMRQEPGFGWETFKDRLRARFYPAHVKAAMQDEFLHLKQGTGTVQKYHRRFLELARFAPTLAPTEETRIERFVAGLNLETRMALVVFKFQTLSEAYSSAADHYRVLTIRRGLQDRSKRPAEGGVSDSKRHRPGGSGMRGGFQQGGSSHGGGSRPSLGQGSGGDGARTRHFHCRRCGRDHPGRDCEGRLVECFSCGLRGHRAYECTAKKGGPPQSRPSTAQGAPAATRPSREAEGSGGSRPSGGRGQQAGPQQRKIFVMGRTQAEANGLEEGNPRA, encoded by the coding sequence ATGGTTCAGAACAACCAGCGCGGGCAGCCGGATCTTGTACGGAGGGTGGCGGGGCAGCACCCACCTTTCTTTGCTGGAGAGGAGGATCCTGCGATCCTGGaggagtggattcgagccttTGACAAGATCCTCGAGGTGGTGGAGTGCCCACCAGGTCGCCAGGTCGAGATGGCGAGCTTCTACCTGAAGGAGGAGGCCGACTTGTGGTGGGTTCACAGCGGCCCAGCGATGCGCCAGGAGCCCGGCTTTGGATGGGAGACGTTCAAGGACCGGTTGAGGGCCCGTTTCTACCCGGCCCACGTCAAGGCGGCAATGCAGGATGAGTTCTTGCACCTCAAGCAGGGGACAGGGACCGTGCAGAAGTATCATCGACGCTTCCTGGAGTTAGCCCGCTTCGCACCGACGCTAGCCCCGACTGAGGAGACCAGGATTGAGCGGTTCGTGGCTGGCCTGAACCTGGAGACGCGCATGGCCTTAGTTGTGTTCAAGTTCCAGACGCTGAGCGAGGCCTACAGTAGCGCTGCCGACCACTACCGTGTGCTGACTATCCGCCGAGGGCTTCAGGACCGCTCCAAGCGGCCAGCAGAGGGTGGAGTTTCAGACTCCAAGAGGCACCGACCCGGGGGCTCCGGCATGAGAGGGGGCTTCCAGCAGGGTGGCTCTAGCCATGGTGGTGGATCTCGCCCTAGCCTTGGGCAAGGATCAGGAGGCGATGGAGCTCGCACACGGCACTTCCACTGCAGGCGTTGTGGGAGAGATCATCCAGGACGCGACTGTGAGGGACGGCTGGTAGAGTGCTTCAGCTGTGGTCTGCGAGGTCACCGAGCCTATGAGTGCACAGCGAAGAAGGGAGGACCACCTCAGTCCCGACCGAGCACAGCTCAGGGAGCCCCAGCAGCGACCCGACCTTCCCGAGAGGCTGAGGGTAGCGGAGGCAGCCGGCCGAGTGGAGGCCGAGGGCAGCAGGCGGGGCCACAGCAGAGGAAGATTTTCGTGATGGGTCGCACCCAGGCTGAAGCAAATGGGCTTGAAGAAGGTAACCCTCGAGCCTAA